The Acidobacteriota bacterium DNA window CTTCTTCTAATCACCCTTTTCAGCTTGGCCTTGCCGGCCCAGGAGCGCCGCCGGGAAGAAGCCGAGGATTATTACCGCAAGTGGCTCGAGCAAGACGTGGCCTACATCATCACAGACGAAGAACGGGCCGTCTTCGAGAATCTCACTACCGAGGACGAAAAAGAGCGTTTCGTGGAACAGTTCTGGTTGCGGCGCGACAGCGATCCTGCCACCGCCTTCAACGAGTTCAAGGAGGAGCACTACCGCCGCATCGCCTACGCCAACGATCACTTTTCAGTGGGAGTCCCGGGATGGAAATCTGACCGGGGACGCGTCTACATCATCCACGGCGAGCCCGACAGCATCGAACACCATGACCAGGGCGAGCAGTACTACCGTCCCGCCAGCGAAGGCGGAGGCGTGACGGCTACCTATGCCTGGCAGTCCTGGTATTACCGCAACTTGGACGGCGTGGGCGACGGGGTGACCATCGAGTTCGTCGACCGCACCATGAGCGGACACTACGAACTGGCCCGCGACGCCATGGACAAGGACGCCACCTTGTGGATTCCCGGCCTGGGATTGACCGAGTCGGAACGGCTGGGCGGCGGCACCAAGTCGGAGCGCATCGGCACCCGCACCATGGCCAACGAGGCGGCCCGGCGCACGGGCGATCCGCTGCGCATCTTCACGCGCAACGACGACCTCTTCGAACGCCTGCGCCGATACACCATGATCCAGGCGGCGCCCGACATCCGCTTCACCGATCTGGAGCGCATGGTGGACAGCCGCGTCTCCTACAACCAGCTCGATTTCCAGGTGCGCATCGACCGCATCCGCATCACCTCGCAGGACTACCTGGCCCCGGCCACCTACTTCTTCCCGACTCAGGAGTTCGCTCCCAAGTCCAGCGTCGAAGGAGCCCTGGAACGGGCCCGCCTCAATGTTTACGGGCGAGTGGAAGGGCTCGACCAGAGGACCGTCTACGCCTTCGACGAAGTGGTCAATCTCAACCTGGTCGAGGACGCCCGGCGCGGCTACTCGGTCTTTCAGCGCAACCTGCCCCTCAAGCCGGGCCGCTACAAGCTGGTCTCCGTGGTCAAGGACATCAACAGCGAGAAGGTGGGACTGCTGGAAACCGGCATTCACATTCCTCAGCCCCCATCCGAGCCCGAGTTGGAAATGTCTCCCCTCATCCTGGCTGATCATGTGGGGCCGGCCGGCGACCAGGAATTCATCTCCGATCCCTTCGTACTCTCTTCGGTCAAGGTCTACCCCAGCCGCAACGGCACCTACCGGCGAGGCGCGCCGCTGGGTTTTTACTTCGAGGTTTACAACGTCGCGGCCGACCAGCAGACGCTTGAGCCTTGGCTGCAGATGGACCTGAAAGTCGAGCGCGAAGGAGAGGAGATACCGCTGCCTTTCAGCAACCTGGAGCGCCTTTTGCACCGCTACTCCGACCGCTTCTTCGCCGGATCGATGCTCTCCACTCAGCCGCTGAAAGCGGGCCACTACCGCCTCACCGTTTCCATCACCGACCGCATCGCGGCCACCACGGTCCAGCGGTCGGCTACCTTCACCATCGTGGACAGCCCGGCTGCAGACTCGGGCCACTAGGTGGCCAACAAGTTGACACACGAATCAAGGTTCAGCGACCGCGCTGAGGGCCTGTTTGCTCTCGGCGGTTCGAGGCTGCTCGCTATGAGCAGGGCCGTCTCCAGCTAGGACTGCAACTGCCCGGCCATGCCGAGAGAGAAGATCATGACGCCCAAATCGCGGTCGTCCTGATCGTCCTGGGACCGGAAGGTGCGGCTGCAGCGGATCTCGACTTCTCTGAGCTGCGCCTCTTCCTCGGGCATCAGGTATTGAAGCCGGAACTCTTCGCCTTCATCGATGAGATGGACTCCCACCAGGGTCCCGTCGACGACAGCCTCCAGCCGGTTGCTGCGGGGCGAGTAACCGTGCACTTGCAGATAGGGCAGTCCGCCGGGGCTCTGTAGAAAGCAGGTGGCTGACTTGGAAGTCCAGCGGAACCCTTTCTTGTCGCGTTCGTGCCAATACCAGCCCGCTCCGATCTGACGCGAGCCCCCTCCTTGCTCGAAGTCGATGATGGGACCGAAATCGCGCTCCTCCTGGCCGGAAGGCTGGTGCTGCTCGTAGTACCACTGATGACGCAGCTTGGTGCGCAGCTTGGCACGCATCTCGCGGCGCACGATCAGTCCCCAGAACTCGGCATGCGGATACCAGCCCAGCCCCAGCCGGGTGAGCCACCCGCGCCAAGGAAAGAGCTTGCGGTAATCGCTGCGGTCCAGTCCGCAGGGCAGGTCGTGCAGAAAGGCCAGTCCGCTTTGCTTCAGGCAGCGGCGCAAGCGGCCGGGAGTCAGCAGTTGGATTTCGGCGAAGGAATGGTGCTCCCTCAAAAAGGCGGGATTGCGCCAGGCGATGTAGCGGTCGGCCAAGGCCAAAGGCAGGTACTGCGGGAAATAGAGTCCGGTGTGGCCCTCGCGCGGATAGAGCAGGTTGGGCGTGGTCAAAAGCAGCATCCCGGTGGGACTGAGTACGCGCCGCATCTCCTGCAGGAAGCGCAGGTGCCAGCGGGGACCGCCCGGCAGGTGCTCGATGACGTCGAAGGCGAAGATGAAGTCGAAGCTGCCGCAAGCGAAAGGCAAATCCAGTCCGCTGCACTGCATGAAGGAGCTGTTGTCGACCTGGGGCGAAAACTTGAGCACGTGGTGATGGTAGTCGCCGCCGGCATAGAGACGGCATCGGGGGCCGATCAGTTCGGCCATCCCCCCCGCACCGCACCCGATGTCGAGCACCCTCTTGCCCTGGAAGTCGAGCAGGGCCAAAGGAGCAAAAGCGTCGAGCAGCGCCTGATTGCGCTTGCGGCTTTGTGACCAGTACTCGACCCAGCGGCGGACGGCCGCCGGGTCGTCCCCGAAGATCTCCCGCGCCACTTCGCCCATGGCGCTGATCCGCGATTCCTCAGGCTCTGGCTGAGCCGTTTCCTGCGGCTCAAGGGTAGATCTACGTGTCTGCACCGCCTCCGACATAGCCTTTCATTGTACCGCTTCCCGCCGCCGGCGCCCTCAGGCGAGCTAACGGATGCCGGCGAAGAGGTCATCGCAGGGACGCTCTCCGATCTCGGGTCCCCAGGCTTGACGGAAGACCTCGCTCTGAAGACGCGTGCCATCTTCGTCCTGGGGAAAGAAACAGCGCTGGATGGAAGGCCACTGGGTGCGATGGGCCTTGAGGGCTGCCGCCTTACGCTGGGAGTGGGGACGGATGTCGAGGATGAAATCGGCGCCGGGGCGTCGGGGCCATGGCGGTTCGGGGGCGGGAAAGTCCCAAGGGGCCTCGAAAGGGGTCCAGAGCAAGCGCTGCACCTGATGAGGGGCGCCCAGGTCGATGCGGTAACGGAGATCGGCGGCGGCGGCAACGGCATCGGAAGTAAAGCGGCTGATGGCCACGTGATCGGGGTGCTGGTTGAGTCCGTGGGGATCGAAAGTGCAGACCACCTCGGGCCGCCAACGCCTGATCAGGCGGGTGAGCCGCTCCCGCATCTCCTCGGCGGGCGCCTCGCTCAGGTGCTTGTCCTGGTAGCCGAAGACCTCCAAATGCCCGATGTCGAGTAAAGCGCAGGCCTCTTCCAACTCGCCCCGCCGTACCTCGGGCAGTTCTTGGCGGGTGCAGATGGCGGGTTCGCCCACTTTCCCCTTCTGCCCCAGGGTGGCCGTGGCCAGCACGATGGAGACCCCTTCGGCAGCATAGCGGCAGGAGGTTCCGGCCACCAGGAAACTTTCGTCGTCAGGATGAGCGTAGGAATAGAGCAAGCAGGCCATGACAAGAGTCTACACAAAGTGGGCGCGCGATTGACATTGGAGCGGCAGCGGCTTAGATTGGACGGTTTCAGGGCCTCGGCCTGATGTCGTCATAGGAGGAATATCGATGCCTTTGTACGAATTTCAGTGCAAGGATTGTCATCAGACGCTGGAAGTCATTCAAAGAGTCTCTGACCCGCCCCCTCAGGAGTGCCCCCAATGCGGAGGGACCATGACCAAGTTGCTGTCAGCCCCGGCGATTCGGTTCAAGGGAGAGGGCTGGTATATCACCGACTACTCCAGCAAGGGCAAGGAGCCCAAGAAGGAAGATAAAGACTCCAAGGACAAAGACTCGAAGGGAAAGGACACCAAGTCAAAAAGCGAGGGCAAAACCGAGAGCAAGACGGAAAGCAAGGGCGAGGGCAAAGCTTCCAAGGAAAGCAAGAAGTCCTCTTCCTAACGCAGCGCGTGAAAAAGCTTTGATCCAGAGTCTCGCCACGTTCGAGGTGCGACATGCGAAGTTCGAAGGATCCCGCGCAAGGGTGCAATTCGCCAGCCCAGGGCGCAACCCCGGGTACCGAGGTTGATCCGAATGAAGTTAGGATGCAGCATGACCCTCCGTTCTAGTCCCTGACAGGGACAGAAACGCCAGCCCAGCGACTGTGTTAGAAGTCAAGTCCGGGCTCGCTGAAGGCGAGCGATTCGCCAGCCCAAGGGACTGTGTTAGAAGTCAAGTCCGGGCTCGCTGAAGGCGAGCGATTCGCCAGCCCAGGGTCAGCCGCGGCGAGCGCTAGCGAGACGGCGGCGCCACCCTGGGTTTCAGACGGCAAAGGTCCGAACGCTGAAAGCGTGGGATAACGCGACAGGGTGGCTCAAAACTTCTGACGCACTGCACTGGCCCGCGGCAGAAAGA harbors:
- a CDS encoding GWxTD domain-containing protein, producing MMTRILLLITLFSLALPAQERRREEAEDYYRKWLEQDVAYIITDEERAVFENLTTEDEKERFVEQFWLRRDSDPATAFNEFKEEHYRRIAYANDHFSVGVPGWKSDRGRVYIIHGEPDSIEHHDQGEQYYRPASEGGGVTATYAWQSWYYRNLDGVGDGVTIEFVDRTMSGHYELARDAMDKDATLWIPGLGLTESERLGGGTKSERIGTRTMANEAARRTGDPLRIFTRNDDLFERLRRYTMIQAAPDIRFTDLERMVDSRVSYNQLDFQVRIDRIRITSQDYLAPATYFFPTQEFAPKSSVEGALERARLNVYGRVEGLDQRTVYAFDEVVNLNLVEDARRGYSVFQRNLPLKPGRYKLVSVVKDINSEKVGLLETGIHIPQPPSEPELEMSPLILADHVGPAGDQEFISDPFVLSSVKVYPSRNGTYRRGAPLGFYFEVYNVAADQQTLEPWLQMDLKVEREGEEIPLPFSNLERLLHRYSDRFFAGSMLSTQPLKAGHYRLTVSITDRIAATTVQRSATFTIVDSPAADSGH
- a CDS encoding class I SAM-dependent methyltransferase — encoded protein: MSEAVQTRRSTLEPQETAQPEPEESRISAMGEVAREIFGDDPAAVRRWVEYWSQSRKRNQALLDAFAPLALLDFQGKRVLDIGCGAGGMAELIGPRCRLYAGGDYHHHVLKFSPQVDNSSFMQCSGLDLPFACGSFDFIFAFDVIEHLPGGPRWHLRFLQEMRRVLSPTGMLLLTTPNLLYPREGHTGLYFPQYLPLALADRYIAWRNPAFLREHHSFAEIQLLTPGRLRRCLKQSGLAFLHDLPCGLDRSDYRKLFPWRGWLTRLGLGWYPHAEFWGLIVRREMRAKLRTKLRHQWYYEQHQPSGQEERDFGPIIDFEQGGGSRQIGAGWYWHERDKKGFRWTSKSATCFLQSPGGLPYLQVHGYSPRSNRLEAVVDGTLVGVHLIDEGEEFRLQYLMPEEEAQLREVEIRCSRTFRSQDDQDDRDLGVMIFSLGMAGQLQS
- a CDS encoding PIG-L deacetylase family protein; the encoded protein is MACLLYSYAHPDDESFLVAGTSCRYAAEGVSIVLATATLGQKGKVGEPAICTRQELPEVRRGELEEACALLDIGHLEVFGYQDKHLSEAPAEEMRERLTRLIRRWRPEVVCTFDPHGLNQHPDHVAISRFTSDAVAAAADLRYRIDLGAPHQVQRLLWTPFEAPWDFPAPEPPWPRRPGADFILDIRPHSQRKAAALKAHRTQWPSIQRCFFPQDEDGTRLQSEVFRQAWGPEIGERPCDDLFAGIR
- a CDS encoding zinc ribbon domain-containing protein, giving the protein MPLYEFQCKDCHQTLEVIQRVSDPPPQECPQCGGTMTKLLSAPAIRFKGEGWYITDYSSKGKEPKKEDKDSKDKDSKGKDTKSKSEGKTESKTESKGEGKASKESKKSSS